A window of Vanessa cardui chromosome 16, ilVanCard2.1, whole genome shotgun sequence genomic DNA:
TTGTCTAAAAGTAGCAGTCATTAAATTAACCATTGCCACTGTAAACGTCGACTTGTTTGCAAGAATCATGTGTTGTTAAAGAATAATTGATAAGTCGTTTATAAAATTCGGTTGGTACGTAtctattttattcgattaattttaatttataaattaactgttCAGcctttatttactatttatctattttaaaactcaGGTAATTACCTTATTAGTTAATACCATAATTGCAAAAACCATATCTGCTCTATTTCGGTACCAACACATTTAGATCACATACATTCCACCCGATGCGGGGcacaaagaaataattaattggccACAACTCCCGACATATATTTTAGCAAAGTAAGTTGACTATAATAGTCAACTAAGCAACAAGTCGTTGGTGATTTAGAAAACGAAAAGCTATTTTAATAGCTGTCTTGATCTGGATTTCAAATTTCTGATATATATCTATACGATCACGCatcgattttttataaaacgatttACAGTTAGAAAGCAAGTCAAGATTATGTTCAATTCAAAATTACAATTCAATTGAGTATTCATAATGAAtacttagattaaaaaaatatatattttcgatatAATTGTCCGATTCAAgtgaaatatttgatttgacgtcaataacaataaaagtaaaaaattaaattaaatatcttggatgacaactaattatttttggattttttacAAGAactatttattaagtaaattacatATTGGGGAGAatgttttttaagttttaatagtCGAAaactaataatgaaaataaaacttaataaatgtttcaattggattgtatatatttaattggaaaCGGACTCTAATCGATGGAAAATAATTTGACCAAATCAATGGGTCATAGCACTCTAAAGGCTATCTCTATCTAAGGCTACATAGgtacttactttattttataattaaaaccttCCTAACTTTAAggatgattaaatattataaaatgatcacAAAACTTCGATTTTTCACCCAATCCCAAATACTAACCTCACATACTTAAATaccaaatatcattattatcatcttACTAGTTTCGATTGActgttataaattgaaaattcaccgaattatatttttgaaactaGTAGCACGCAGTTTAATTTTTGAATAGGAagttaaagaattattaatttatgggttaataaatattttttttaaatggttgtCCATTTAGcgaaattccttttttttaaaaaatatctgcgTTTTTCTTTGTTTGATACCACCTTCGTTTTCTGTTGGTCATGgaatttattcaattgtttattaGATTTAATCATCAACATCTTTTAATAATCCAATTCCATAAGACCTGAGAGGACCAAGTGATAAAATGTgaatcttaacccatgattggtGGTTAAGCATAACTAAACCTAATCTAAAACTATAaatcatttcgtgctcggtggtgaagaaaagCACTGTGAAGAAACATATGGGGTGGGTGTAAATTGGTCACCTGTGTCCACCAAACTATATAGAAGCAGCGTGTTAGAATAAGAGCCAAGACTCTTCCTCAAAAGGAGACGAGACTTAGCGTAGCAGTGGGACATTACCAAGCGACTAGTTTAATTCGTAATTCGATACAGTATTACTACTAAGTACACGAAAATTAGGTAGGTCGTCAAGTGGCGAGTTGATTCATTTGCATTTTAttcagataattattatatatgtttaacctacaaaatccattttttattttttaatacataactcGAAATCATTGTATAACAGACGaatacatatgaatatattaataatatttcgattataattatgttgaatacttcacaataatattattttagaaataaaactaaaacattgtacctattaataaaaatatttctgtattatgtctaaataagaataaaataaacgaatgttctaataggctatttgagaatgcgtaaaattaattgtgaattattgtaatcagtatatattatgagtttaaaaatggttattgacCAAagtaacttgaaaataatacttaatttattaataaatcaataaataaaaatgcattttttcaaacgtttgtcacgtgacacaaaacgcttctgattggccgggcttaagATGAAGTCAcattcttgtaaaccttgctttaccgaccccattgcagcgccatattgtccaagtagcgttttcgcgcgttatttaaatatggaatatttaatatgatatttttcggcaaatatgtactagaaataaaaaaaaaaacttttaaaaaaaataatataaaatggattttaaaaaccagtcaaatagcctattctaacAGAACGATTGTCCCTCCCTCGGCTCTAATAATAATTGCTTTTGTTATTtcctttttatgaaattttcttttttaagtcAAGAGAACTGTATAGACAAAAGTACATAAGGTTCCCTTATCTTAACTGCAAAATTTGAGCGATACGATACGAAATTACTTTatacttgtataaaaataatagttcatttaaaaaaataaaaataagatcaaTTTAGGTAttagtttacaattaaatatctaGTTCCATTACATAAAGGTTGACGTagcgttaaaataataatataacaaaacaatttcgCTCGTGAATTTATTGCGCATGAAAGCGTAGCGAAAAGCATCTtacaaaatatacctactacaaTCTAGTTGATCTTAAATATTCTGTTAATTACTTGATGTATTTTTACTTCAGAATTAGattgaagtttttaatttgtgaAATTCGGTATTTACGTAAAAGTATAATACAcgaaatttctaaatattatgtTGAATTGCAAACTCAAGAAGAGAAAATGGCGTCGTTTTCGAGTAAGACAAAATACGATTACCTAACGTTTATTAGTTAAAAAGTGACACActaaaacacttttaaattaaacatggcATGTTTTAGAGctcgaaataaaatatgttatgttcGCGACTAAATGGCCCATTCGATAGTAAAGGTGACCTCTTAGTCGATGTTTGCGGGTTGAAACTAAGCCGGGAACCAAATAActtttatgtgtataatttccTAGACAGGAAGTCAAGTAAGTAAACCAAAATTTTCAGTAggtttgatatttttgtattcacCAATCGGTATTGGTGCATTAGTTTGGTGGAATAAATTCTAAACCTTTTCTTCCAaatcttacttacttacttttactttgtGTTTCGTATTCGaaaaaaattttagaaatatatcatacgtctaatatatttatattaataacacaagaaatatttatgacaaCCAACTACATTATACATAGTAGGTAAACTGTTGGCATGCGTTTCTTCCGTTGTTCTACTTACATGCTTTATCGACAAAACTTAGAACCCTTATGTAACTAAGTAAAGGGGAAatcttgattatttttcttcgatgaaaaaaaaatagtattcattTGAAGGCTACTTTCGACATAAAACGGTCTCTCattcgaaattataataaaataaatacatttaaaatttaatttttaattcttaacagAAGAGATGTCACATCTTTATCTTCCCTGGGGATCAGGAGAACGGTATACCAATCGTTTGCAAGTACGAAATCAGTTTGCCAGTTCTCTCGAACTTCACAAACAGTCTTCATACGAATATCAGGAGCCAATTCAACGCCAAAGAAGTCCGAGTCTACCGCCAATACATAATATCGAATTGAAAAAATCGTTAGATGAAAATAGAAGACAGAAGGAAGTTTTAAATAGAAACGTTTCGAGTGCAAAAAGATTCGCATTCTATGATGAAGATGGGGAAGGAGATACCTCGGGCTACGGCAGTGAAACAGTCAATCACATGAACATTAGAAATCAGTGCGGAACATTTCATGATATTGCCAATAACCCTGTAGTAGCATGGCATCAAGAAGGAAAAGAAAAGAGGTAAACACTTATACAGTTAAACTTCTTGATTCACTGATACACACTATTTCTACTAGCCTTTAGTCTTGTTTATAGTAGTTAATCATTCATAACATTcactatttttaatcttttattttgacaaaatgaggcaaataattttattcactgCTCAATGTTGAaagttattgtttctttttattccGAACTAAACATTAAACAACTAAACATTTCTTGGAACTCGAccttaattcttatttaaaattgggAGCAACCCTTGTTAGCCAATAGAAATACCGAAAATACGCCGTAGACGGTCGTAGTGATTAGACCTTATAACCGGTCATTGCACTGTAACAATTACGACTTGAACTttagttcatatattttttggaatttaTTGTGTGTTTGCGAACAGACGTGGCAGTCCACAATATACAATGGAGAACCTAAAtcattctattattaaataacaaattactttattcgaCAAAAATAATGTGGAGTGATGTAGACTTCAAAAAAATTACTATCAATGTGTTTTTGAAAGAATGTAAGAAGTTTAcagttgttattaaaaataaatgcttttaaatttaaataaacgaataaatgATTACTTTCATAGAAACCTACCACGCTATTTTCATACGAGTGAGACTATGAgcataatgtaaatttttttaagtagAAAGCAACCTTCAAGCGGGCGGTCGGGTATGACAGACGGCGCTCTATCTGCGCGGAGCACGTCCGGTGCAGACGAGGGTCGACCCCGATGGGGAGACAGGGGAGTCGCCACAGGTCGGCTCTGGGAGCCCACTGCCCCCACTGCTAGATTACCTCAGGTAATTTACGAAAAAGTATGTATTGATTAATAATGTGATCTCTCTATTCAACATTGAATTAAATCACCTTGAAATGAAACATTaccattcgatttttaaatgttaatgttGCGTAAATAGTggtatttattaagtataaattatttttgctttaGATGCAAAACCAAAAAAAAGGAACTCCGTCGTGGGTGGAGCGTGGACTTAATATGATAGACAGTACATCTGAAGTGCTAGTCGTTGATCAAAGAAGTTCCACGAATTCGGGTTTGGATTATGACCGATCTTCATACAATGGTAGTGATGAGGGCAGGtccgtatatatatacatattgtgttacatattacataattaataaaaaaaaaattggactaaataaaatattttttaggaccTTTTTAAGAGGACAAAATGTGCCGATTGAACCAGAAATTAAAGCTCAAAGGGAAACTAAAAGGGTTAAAGCTTTAGAACTACAGTCTGCTATATTAAACCAATTAGAAGAGCGAGAAAAACTTCGTCAagaagaaagagaaagaaaactTAGAGAGGAACGTATAGAAGAACTAAGAATACAGAAACAACAAGAAGAAGATCTGTTACGGTTGGaagatgaaaaaagaaaaataaaagagaaaCAACTATTTGAGCATCGTAAATTGGAAGCTTTAAAAAAGGCATTAGAAGATGcagaaaaaaaagcaaaacaaGATAAAGAGAAAAAGTTTAACTGTCACCGTCAACTTACAAATTCTATTGAAACACTCGATTCAAAAGAATCTAATTTAACTGAACATTATGAAACGGAACAACCTAGTCCTATTAAAACTTGCAGCCCTACTAAAACAAATAGAACTTACAATATACAATCAtctcaaaataaagaaaataactcCCAACAGACAACAACTTATAACTCACCTCGGTCTTTACCGGCAAGtaacttgaatttatttatacacaatgTGCCACCACTTAACTTAACAGATAATCAATTCAATGTTGTGCCAATTGGAATGACAAATGCTGCTGAAATAATTAATAGCCAGTCAAATAATATACAACTTGCTGTTTTACTGccgcaaaataaaaatttgtatagTATGTCATTAAATTCGATCAATAATTTGCACGAGTTAGAGGATTTGGAAAAAGTCCTTACGCCTAGCAAATATCGTACACACAGGACCAAAGATGCTTATACTCAAACTGATATTAATACGACATCGCAAGTATGCGAGAGAATAGAAAAAGATGATGTCATACGATACGttgataaaaattattctaaaatagaTGAAAATGCTCCTCAAGATTGTCACCGTAATACTAAAAAAGATCGTCGCTTAAGATCGGAAGAAAGGTACAAAAAAGACATTGAAAGTCGGCCCAAATGGGGTGCAAATAAGCCCGTAGcccaatataaaaaacaaagcgAAAAAGATCCTTTTTATtctcaaaaaagaaaaatacgtCAAAAATACAGACCACAAATAAGAGAGTATGTCTCCCAGTCTAGTGAAGATAGTCGATCTCCAAGTCCTCCCACAAGGAGTGAAAAAACTTTGGAAAATATCAAACATCGAAACTCATTGAGTCAATCGTATTGGAGAAGTAAAAGATCTAGTCAAGATTTTACGACAGTTACATGCGATACTGTAAATAATGTAGTACCAGAATTTACATCTTTAGCACAAATAACTGGGGATGTAAAAGTTGAATCAAAAAAGTCTCCTAAACTGTCCCCATCAAAAAGACTAACACTATCccaaaaatttataaacgaTAAATATGGTAGTAAAAAAATGTGGACCGAGGACAGCGAGCAAAATTCTAAGTACAGTTTTAGTGATTTcgataacacaaaaaaaaatagtgaacggttaggttttttaaaaaaagttatcaatGAGAAAGATGATCGCCAAGACCACAATTTAGAATACGAAACTTTTccattaaaaacacaaaacggaaaattttagtttaatgtGAACAATAGTTAAGAATATACAAAATCGCATTTGCATCATTATTGTACATCATTCTTAGATGTGTTTAGTTGCTCTGTTTAAGTTATTATTGATTCAGCAGTTACTAAGGTACACGGCAAGTTAAATCGATAACAGAAGTTTATGTTCAAGTCTTAAGTTAAAAGTTGAGGACAGCGCCCTTATAATCGCTTAAAAAATGTCTAAGCTTGATGACTTATTTGATAAAAAGAAAGATGAAGCACCTATGCTAGACTTATCTAAAGTTGTCATAAATAACGCTGAGGAATACCGTGAGGTTTTGGACAAAGTACCAGATTTTAAAACGAGACCGGAAAAGGTTTGACATCAGAATTAAATtgaacattttttctttttaatttagttttatatataaaatatttttaaaaggttaAGCCCGAAGATatcaaaattaaagataaaccAGAAGATCACAAAACAAAGACtcctaaaaaagaaataaaagctTATGAAAAACTAGGCACGCGTGGCTACGAAGAAAAGCAGTTTACGTTTATGGATCCGATACCAGTGGAAATGCAAGGATTAAAATTCGATGAACTTTGCGCAGTGCCTATTGAATGGCGAATGTTGACGTCCATCAGACCGAAATCTAAACTGGATGAAGAGTATTTTAACAGGTAACAGagcattattaataacataaatggtCTTGTTATTATACCTCTCAttctagatatattttataacgtagATGAGCAGTGAAAATCGAGATTCGAGTTtagaattttttaaagtttgtttctatttctttaagttaCCTATATAAAATCGATGCTTAGgcttatgtataaaaattaaagtcggCATCAGTTTTTTGCAAATTCTTAAATCAAAGTGTAAGAATAAATGACCTACGTTTGTATGGAATTAATTACTCACCTCCAACCaaggaatattaaatgaattttttaAAAGAGGCAAATCATTCTTGATATTAGTCTTACCGGGCACAAAGCTACAACGTAAGTACATgaataattagtaaaaattagtaaaagttcaataccaattaaaaaagtaataaaatctataaatctATTTCCTCCTAAATATAAgttgtattgaaaataaatccTCTTTTTCTTTTGAAGATTAATAGAACTCGGCAAATCCGAATTAAGAACCAAAGCAAGAGATAAGAGGGAATATGCGAAAAACAACATGATTAGAAAAACTAAGACTCGTTCGGGTGTGACTGAAACACGCATCGTGTCATGCTCTGAGTGCGGCGAAGAGTACTGCAATGGTGCGTAGTATTCCGTTATTATGTTATCGTTACAGTGTATGCGTTATggttataataacaattattttaatccatCTATTCCATGCTCAAAGCTATATACTCTTATATATAAGGTCTATTGTATTTCTACTCCAGGTAAAATGTGTACCATTACAAATTACGACATGTTCGCAAGGCTGAAGTTAGAAGCAGAGACGAAGACAAATCGTGCGCAAGCGCCAACCACGCAATTGAGCAAGATGCGCCGCATGCGTCGTCGCGTGCGTCGCAAGCCGCGCAGCAAGAGCGCCGCGCCCGCTTACCACAAACCAGGAGCCACCAAGCTTGGCGCTAGAAGTGACACTGAAATTTAAACCTCAATAGCATAAACTTACAAGATATTATATGTGTAGTGTTATTGTTTAAGGGCGATTTTATAACCAACATATGAATGCTTTTAAAAACTACGCAAAACATTTGTCTTATCAATTACTACGGTTAATGTTTTTTTGGATAAACCCATAATATTGATTGAAGAATCATATTACGTAATAGTTATCAAATCGTTActacgtattatttttatgagcTGGGCAAAATTTTGACTTTGCCTCCACCCTAGATCAGTGGCTGAACGTAGCTCTCATACAAAcacttgtttaaaatttaccTAAACACCGTAACTACTGTAAAAtcaatacgctaataataatagGACGAGTTAGCATTTATGatgactttatttaaaatattttaattcatacctATACCTATTATACGTAGGTATATATAAACAACATTCGGCATTTGACACAATAGGAACATATTTAccgtgttaataatatttttcaaatagaaatataacCAATTACACACAAAGGACACTAATTATGtaccaaaatataatttttattattaacatatggTTATGTGTACATAGTTGCTGTACTCGTGTTTCAGAaatgcttttaatattaaacttttagtaTTGAtgccttattatataaaactcaaGCCCCAATTTCGCAAATTATTATTGAACTTTAACCaagttgaaaaaaataaaataattgattatctGCATCGGTTCATATTCTTAGGATTCCTATAGAATAAATGTACATTGCATTGAATTTGTAACCTGGTTTAATTATTCGGTTTAAGATTTAATGaactttaaatatgataaataaaattaaggcaCACGTCTTAGATAAATAagaattgtcaatgaaactCTTAATAGAGTTTTAGCAAATAGGTGTGATAATTTAATATGGTTCATTCACCATACacgttacttaaataaagtcCGACCAAATACActtgtttgtataaaatacggGACAACGTGGCTTAACACGTCACCTACAATTTTTTACTAATACTTACGTAAGCGAAATGGTATTAACACTAGTCgacaaaataactataaattaccTTTTTACAGTAATTTTGAATCTCAATTTTTATACttacaattattatgattataagaaaataaaataatcgcaatttatatagtatttttttttaccctTATCTTCTGACTGATTCATCCACGCAAGCATCATCATTCcacgcaagcaaagccgcggtCAACTGGTAGTTAGTTggctaaaatattacatataaaaagactactatttatttattctctaaAAGCATTCttgtaaagtaatatataagtCAAGGCAACAAAGGAATGCAATCCAAGTTGATATTGTGTTTCAAGTATCTAATTtttaagaaaagaaaacataagttgatcttatcattttataacaatgaatctatatttcaaataaatacgtattaaaTCGCCCAGTGATTATACAACATTACACCTTAATATCACCTAAGATTGTGGTTCAGAGCTGAGTAAGCTACACTAATTTTTATGAGTTGTTGATAACTGGCGATGAAGGAACATTTTTAAAGGAAACCCAcatttgtttgaataaattcTGACACACGACCAGTATATGCACCAATCGCAGTAGCTTCACTttctcagtattttttttattacattccaaGAAATTTTTCCTTAATGAAGAATCTATCccagaaaaaaattaataggcTGCAGTTGGGGCACGTGTGAAATCAGACAATAACTATTAATATCActctttattgattttaaaaaaatatttatattacacattCATTACGTTTTAGAGCCTATAGACAACATCCTCATGACACGGTGACACTATATGATAATATGATAAGTCTGTCTAAATGAATCGATGACTTTCGATTCGCGATTCACTTAATCTACGAATACAaagtcgaaaatatattttatacctaaTGTTCTCTTAAACATTGAACGAAAGGTTTAAAGTAAAGGTAAGAAGTCTTGAAGTTCATTTTTcactttttaagaatttttagGCCCTAAGTACAAATGTCTAGAAATAAATAACTGAGCACAATTTTAAAGAAACAcaaataactgaaaataaacCTCTCTTCAAATATCTTCCCTATATTAAATTCACCTACagcgatataattaattaacaataaaaattattggtAAATTCCATGAGTGCGCTCAACGGAATTTCGCTGTTACATTAACAATCTTACTTAAATTACTTATTGCAACAAACTGATTGCCTACAGATTACCCTCTGACACGAACTGATATCACAAGATAAAGAACGCACAactcaaaacaattaaatatagtagaaaaaacAGAGACAAGAGCATTACAGGTCGCAGACATGTcgctacatatattttttatgtagggCTTCTATAATATGGTAAATTGTAATACAACCGATATTTGATCAACTGTATTGcgatttaaattatgaaaacgtACAATCAAACAGTATTCCCTGGTTGACGCTTTCCTTTTTTCatgattgaaaataaattaagagtatattaattattcccgAACAAGTCGTGAAaagtaatattgaatttttttttaattctgatgTCTTATATTATCCTTATATCTAATATACAAAACAGGAATctgcaa
This region includes:
- the LOC124536532 gene encoding DNA ligase 1 isoform X1 translates to MLTVGKPVSLVQQKKQQWAQEREEMSHLYLPWGSGERYTNRLQVRNQFASSLELHKQSSYEYQEPIQRQRSPSLPPIHNIELKKSLDENRRQKEVLNRNVSSAKRFAFYDEDGEGDTSGYGSETVNHMNIRNQCGTFHDIANNPVVAWHQEGKEKRKQPSSGRSGMTDGALSARSTSGADEGRPRWGDRGVATGRLWEPTAPTARLPQMQNQKKGTPSWVERGLNMIDSTSEVLVVDQRSSTNSGLDYDRSSYNGSDEGRTFLRGQNVPIEPEIKAQRETKRVKALELQSAILNQLEEREKLRQEERERKLREERIEELRIQKQQEEDLLRLEDEKRKIKEKQLFEHRKLEALKKALEDAEKKAKQDKEKKFNCHRQLTNSIETLDSKESNLTEHYETEQPSPIKTCSPTKTNRTYNIQSSQNKENNSQQTTTYNSPRSLPASNLNLFIHNVPPLNLTDNQFNVVPIGMTNAAEIINSQSNNIQLAVLLPQNKNLYSMSLNSINNLHELEDLEKVLTPSKYRTHRTKDAYTQTDINTTSQVCERIEKDDVIRYVDKNYSKIDENAPQDCHRNTKKDRRLRSEERYKKDIESRPKWGANKPVAQYKKQSEKDPFYSQKRKIRQKYRPQIREYVSQSSEDSRSPSPPTRSEKTLENIKHRNSLSQSYWRSKRSSQDFTTVTCDTVNNVVPEFTSLAQITGDVKVESKKSPKLSPSKRLTLSQKFINDKYGSKKMWTEDSEQNSKYSFSDFDNTKKNSERLGFLKKVINEKDDRQDHNLEYETFPLKTQNGKF
- the LOC124536532 gene encoding trichohyalin isoform X2, which codes for MSHLYLPWGSGERYTNRLQVRNQFASSLELHKQSSYEYQEPIQRQRSPSLPPIHNIELKKSLDENRRQKEVLNRNVSSAKRFAFYDEDGEGDTSGYGSETVNHMNIRNQCGTFHDIANNPVVAWHQEGKEKRKQPSSGRSGMTDGALSARSTSGADEGRPRWGDRGVATGRLWEPTAPTARLPQMQNQKKGTPSWVERGLNMIDSTSEVLVVDQRSSTNSGLDYDRSSYNGSDEGRTFLRGQNVPIEPEIKAQRETKRVKALELQSAILNQLEEREKLRQEERERKLREERIEELRIQKQQEEDLLRLEDEKRKIKEKQLFEHRKLEALKKALEDAEKKAKQDKEKKFNCHRQLTNSIETLDSKESNLTEHYETEQPSPIKTCSPTKTNRTYNIQSSQNKENNSQQTTTYNSPRSLPASNLNLFIHNVPPLNLTDNQFNVVPIGMTNAAEIINSQSNNIQLAVLLPQNKNLYSMSLNSINNLHELEDLEKVLTPSKYRTHRTKDAYTQTDINTTSQVCERIEKDDVIRYVDKNYSKIDENAPQDCHRNTKKDRRLRSEERYKKDIESRPKWGANKPVAQYKKQSEKDPFYSQKRKIRQKYRPQIREYVSQSSEDSRSPSPPTRSEKTLENIKHRNSLSQSYWRSKRSSQDFTTVTCDTVNNVVPEFTSLAQITGDVKVESKKSPKLSPSKRLTLSQKFINDKYGSKKMWTEDSEQNSKYSFSDFDNTKKNSERLGFLKKVINEKDDRQDHNLEYETFPLKTQNGKF
- the LOC124536533 gene encoding uncharacterized protein LOC124536533, encoding MSKLDDLFDKKKDEAPMLDLSKVVINNAEEYREVLDKVPDFKTRPEKVKPEDIKIKDKPEDHKTKTPKKEIKAYEKLGTRGYEEKQFTFMDPIPVEMQGLKFDELCAVPIEWRMLTSIRPKSKLDEEYFNRLIELGKSELRTKARDKREYAKNNMIRKTKTRSGVTETRIVSCSECGEEYCNGKMCTITNYDMFARLKLEAETKTNRAQAPTTQLSKMRRMRRRVRRKPRSKSAAPAYHKPGATKLGARSDTEI